A region from the Cannabis sativa cultivar Pink pepper isolate KNU-18-1 chromosome 9, ASM2916894v1, whole genome shotgun sequence genome encodes:
- the LOC115723503 gene encoding uncharacterized protein LOC115723503, producing the protein MATKKASFMEILMGIPSNQLKQTTTEEKSYSQRDLIISEKQENFKEQNLSEWSSPLKLLSQDKEALLKVPVLFASFDQTSRLASGYGACSVIAILIAHWLHCNPKLIPTRVQFESLIIQGSSEWRALSNESSYYQNKFYNNHFDIETVINAGIRPVSICTDRSVTGMFGVEKFNLLKDMFSLDNMWETITKDLTTEPKIFVVGWNDHFFVLKLELHVCYIIDSYGSRLFRGCNQAYMLKFDDSSVIYGTDQQILCTGKDCCKEYMRKFLSSTIVMNLEKEYKRGYIQLPYLYEKLQVDMSYMCLNAPSPVPSSSSSSFDVSSPVPSSSSSSYI; encoded by the exons ATGGCAACAAAAAAAGCCTCCTTTATGGAAATCTTGATG GGAATTCCATCAAACCAACTAAAGCAAACTACAACAGAAGAAAAAAGTTACTCTCAACGAGATCTTATTATATcggaaaaacaagaaaatttcaAG GAGCAAAATTTAAGTGAGTGGTCATCTCCACTAAAATTATTGAGTCAAGATAAAGAAGCATTGTTGAAAGTTCCAGTTTTATTTGCTTCCTTCGATCAAACGAGCCGATTAGCTTCGGGATACGGTGCTTGTTCGGTGATAGCAATACTCATAGCTCACTGGCTTCATTGCAACCCAAAATTAATCCCCACAAGGGTACAATTTGAGTCCCTAATTATCCAAGGCTCTTCTGAGTGGCGAGCTCTCAGCAACGAATCCTCTTATTATCAGAACAAATTTTATAACAATCACTTTGACATAGAGACTGTGATAAATGCTGGTATCAGACCAGTCTCTATTTGCACTGATAGATCAGTTACGGGGATGTTCGGGGTTGAAAAATTCAACTTGTTGAAGGATATGTTCTCTTTAGACAATATGTGGGAGACCATAACTAAGGATTTAACAACAGAGCCAAAAATTTTCGTTGTGGGTTGGAACGATCACTTCTTTGTCTTAAAACTAGAACTTCATGTTTGTTATATTATTGATTCATATGGAAGTAGATTATTTCGAGGGTGCAACCAAGCTTATATGCTTAAATTTGACGATTCAAGTGTAATTTACGGCACCGATCAACAAATTCTTTGCACGGGCAAAGACTGCTGCAAGGAATATATGAGAAAGTTTTTAAGTAGTACTATTGTTATGAATCTTGAGAAGGAATACAAGAGGGGATACATTCAATTACCTTATCTTTATGAGAAGTTGCAAGTGGACATGAGCTATATGTGCTTAAATGCTCCATCGCCAGTTCCATCTTCATCGTCGTCTTCCTTTGATGTTTCATCGCCAGTTCCATCTTCATCGTCGTCTTCCTATATATGA
- the LOC133031185 gene encoding uncharacterized protein LOC133031185, which produces METKKASFMEILIGIPSNQLKQTTTEEKSYSQRDLIIWEKQENFKEQNLSEWSSPLKLLSQDKEALLKVPVLFASFDQTSRLASGYGACSVIAILIAHWLHCNPKLIPTRVQFESLIIQGSSEWRALSNESSYYQNKFYNNHFDIETVINAGIRPVSICTDRSVTGMFGVEKFNLLKDMFSLDNMWETITKDLTTEPKIFVVGWNDHFFVLKLELHVCYIIDSYGSRLFRGCNQAYMLKFDDSSVIYGTDQQILCTGKDCCKEYMRKFLSSTIVMNLEKEYKRGYIQLPHLYEKLQVDMSYMCLNAPSPVPSSSSSSYDAPSPVPSSSSSSYDAPSPVPSSSSSSYDAPSSLQL; this is translated from the exons ATGGAAACAAAAAAGGCATCCTTCATGGAAATCTTGATA GGAATTCCATCAAACCAACTAAAGCAAACTACAACAGAAGAAAAAAGTTACTCTCAACGAGATCTTATTATATgggaaaaacaagaaaatttcaAG GAGCAAAATTTAAGTGAGTGGTCATCTCCACTAAAATTATTGAGTCAAGATAAAGAAGCATTGTTGAAAGTTCCAGTTTTATTTGCTTCCTTCGATCAAACGAGCCGATTAGCTTCGGGATACGGTGCTTGTTCGGTGATAGCAATACTCATAGCTCACTGGCTTCATTGCAACCCAAAATTAATCCCCACAAGGGTACAATTTGAGTCCCTAATTATCCAAGGCTCTTCTGAGTGGCGAGCTCTCAGCAACGAATCCTCTTATTATCAGAACAAATTTTATAACAATCACTTTGACATAGAGACTGTGATAAATGCTGGTATCAGACCAGTCTCTATTTGCACAGATAGATCAGTTACGGGGATGTTCGGGGTTGAAAAATTCAACTTGTTGAAGGATATGTTCTCTTTAGACAATATGTGGGAGACCATAACTAAGGATTTAACAACAGAGCCAAAAATTTTCGTTGTGGGTTGGAACGATCACTTCTTTGTCTTAAAACTAGAACTTCATGTTTGTTATATTATTGATTCATATGGAAGTAGATTATTTCGAGGGTGCAACCAAGCTTATATGCTTAAATTTGACGATTCAAGTGTAATTTACGGCACCGATCAACAAATTCTTTGCACGGGCAAAGACTGCTGCAAGGAATATATGAGAAAGTTTTTAAGTAGTACTATTGTTATGAATCTTGAGAAGGAATACAAGAGGGGATACATTCAATTACCTCATCTTTATGAGAAGTTGCAAGTGGACATGAGCTATATGTGCTTAAATGCTCCATCGCCAGTTCCATCTTCATCGTCGTCTTCCTATGATGCTCCATCGCCAGTTCCATCTTCATCGTCGTCTTCCTATGATGCTCCATCGCCAGTTCCATCTTCATCGTCGTCTTCCTATGATGCTCCATCTTCCCTTCAATTATga
- the LOC115723352 gene encoding uncharacterized protein LOC115723352 isoform X1, which translates to MADCNRGEDYFSSQNHQEGSVQGKKYGGLVPKKKPLISKDHERAFFDSADWALCKQQGASVNQKSTAAVETLRPKLKRTPHQQLPPRRPACVSGGEALED; encoded by the exons ATGGCAGATTGCAACCGAGGTGAAGATTATTTCTCATCCCAAAACCaccag GAAGGATCAGTTCAGGGGAAGAAATATGGAGGACTTGTTCCAAAGAAGAAGCCTTTGATTTCAAAG GATCATGAACGTGCATTCTTTGATTCTGCAGATTGGGCATTATGCAAG CAGCAAGGTGCAAGTGTGAATCAAAAGTCTACAGCTGCCGTAGAAACATTACGGCCAAAACTTaag AGAACACCTCATCAACAACTCCCACCAAGAAGGCCTGCTTGTGTCTCTGGTGGGGAAGCCCTG GAAGACTAG
- the LOC115723352 gene encoding uncharacterized protein LOC115723352 isoform X2 has protein sequence MADCNRGEDYFSSQNHQEGSVQGKKYGGLVPKKKPLISKDHERAFFDSADWALCKQGASVNQKSTAAVETLRPKLKRTPHQQLPPRRPACVSGGEALED, from the exons ATGGCAGATTGCAACCGAGGTGAAGATTATTTCTCATCCCAAAACCaccag GAAGGATCAGTTCAGGGGAAGAAATATGGAGGACTTGTTCCAAAGAAGAAGCCTTTGATTTCAAAG GATCATGAACGTGCATTCTTTGATTCTGCAGATTGGGCATTATGCAAG CAAGGTGCAAGTGTGAATCAAAAGTCTACAGCTGCCGTAGAAACATTACGGCCAAAACTTaag AGAACACCTCATCAACAACTCCCACCAAGAAGGCCTGCTTGTGTCTCTGGTGGGGAAGCCCTG GAAGACTAG